In the genome of Terribacillus sp. FSL K6-0262, one region contains:
- the xylB gene encoding xylulokinase, whose product MKYVLGIDLGTSAVKILLLNKAGEVCLEETRAYPLIQEKSGFSEQDPEEWIHQTIDALQSLSRKFEGNIEDIEGISFSGQMHGLVLLDEKGNVLRHAILWNDTRTTGQCKEIHDRVGMEKLLSVTKNSALEGFTLPKLLWVKENEPESFSKASTFLLPKDYVRYRMTGHIATEYSDAAGTLLLSISEKTWSGEICEILGIPPSLCPPLVESHECVGTLTSAFAAASGLSPSTPVFAGGADNACGAIGSGILKEGDSLCSIGTSGVILSYEDNGELDFGGRVHYFNHGKKDAFYTMGVTLSAGYSLHWFKDVFAKDQDFESLLDGIDKVPIGSNGLIFTPYLSGERTPFADSIIRGSFIGMDAAHSIKDFVRAVLEGITFSLHESIQIFRENGKVINTIVSIGGGAKNDTWLQMQADIFDATIVRLKSEQGPGVGAAMLAAVGAGWFSTLEECADVFTGKMKEFKPIAANVQRYKKLFRVYQEVYVSTKGLNQQLKAFRN is encoded by the coding sequence TTGAAATATGTGCTTGGAATAGATTTGGGAACAAGCGCTGTAAAAATACTGCTCCTAAACAAAGCGGGAGAGGTTTGTTTGGAGGAAACCAGGGCTTATCCTTTGATCCAGGAAAAATCCGGATTCAGCGAACAAGATCCAGAAGAATGGATACATCAGACGATTGACGCCCTGCAAAGCTTATCAAGGAAATTCGAAGGAAATATCGAGGACATAGAAGGGATCAGTTTTTCCGGTCAGATGCACGGCCTAGTCTTACTTGATGAAAAGGGAAATGTCCTGCGTCATGCAATCCTGTGGAATGATACACGCACTACCGGACAGTGTAAGGAAATCCATGATAGAGTCGGCATGGAGAAGCTATTGTCAGTCACCAAAAATTCGGCACTTGAAGGATTTACCCTACCGAAATTATTATGGGTAAAAGAAAACGAACCAGAATCATTCAGCAAGGCATCGACATTCCTGCTTCCAAAAGATTATGTCCGTTACCGTATGACCGGACACATAGCGACCGAGTATTCCGATGCCGCCGGAACGCTCTTATTAAGTATAAGTGAAAAAACATGGAGTGGGGAGATATGTGAAATCCTGGGTATTCCACCTTCTTTATGTCCACCGCTTGTGGAATCGCATGAGTGCGTCGGGACATTGACTTCCGCTTTTGCTGCGGCATCAGGGCTGTCCCCGTCAACTCCTGTGTTTGCTGGAGGGGCAGATAATGCCTGCGGAGCCATTGGATCCGGAATCTTAAAGGAAGGAGACTCCCTTTGCAGTATCGGAACCTCTGGGGTCATCTTGTCTTATGAAGACAATGGTGAATTGGATTTTGGTGGAAGGGTGCATTATTTCAATCATGGCAAGAAGGATGCGTTTTATACAATGGGTGTCACTCTGTCGGCAGGGTACAGCCTTCATTGGTTCAAAGATGTTTTCGCCAAAGATCAAGACTTTGAATCTTTGCTGGACGGAATCGACAAGGTACCAATCGGATCCAATGGATTGATTTTCACACCGTATCTTTCCGGCGAGCGAACTCCTTTTGCTGATTCGATCATTCGCGGAAGTTTTATCGGAATGGATGCTGCTCACTCTATCAAGGATTTTGTCAGGGCCGTACTGGAGGGAATCACATTTTCCCTCCATGAATCCATCCAAATTTTCCGTGAAAATGGCAAAGTCATCAATACCATTGTCTCTATCGGCGGCGGAGCAAAAAATGATACATGGCTTCAGATGCAGGCGGATATCTTCGACGCCACGATTGTGCGTTTAAAGAGTGAACAAGGTCCTGGTGTCGGAGCGGCAATGCTGGCAGCTGTCGGTGCCGGATGGTTTTCCACACTTGAAGAATGTGCCGATGTATTTACTGGAAAAATGAAAGAATTCAAGCCGATTGCTGCAAATGTGCAAAGATACAAAAAATTATTCCGTGTTTATCAGGAAGTATATGTTTCTACCAAAGGCTTAAATCAACAACTTAAGGCATTCAGGAATTAA
- the xylA gene encoding xylose isomerase — MAYFENVDKIVFEGAGSTNPLAYKFYNPEEKVAGKTMEEILRFGVAFWHTMTMDGSDPFGSGNMLRPWDGFSGMDLAKARVEAAFEFFEKLNVPFFCFHDVDIAPEGSSLAETNKNLDIIVAMIKEYMKTSKTKLLWNTANMFTHPRFVHGAATAANADVYAYSAAKVKKGLEIAKDLGAENYVFWGGREGYETLLNTDMKLEQDNLARFLHMAVDYAKEIGFNGQFLIEPKPKEPTKHQYDFDVATGLAFLQNYDLKDHFKFNIEANHATLAGHTFEHELRVARIHGLLGSVDANQGDPLLGWDTDEFPTDLYAATLAMYEILQNGGLGKGGLNFDAKVRRGSFEAEDLFHAHIAGMDSFAAGLKTAERLLEDRVLEDFIETRYSSYESGIGKEIVENRTDFHKLEEYALGLGEIKNTSGRTEQLKATINQYLLTVLTE, encoded by the coding sequence ATGGCTTATTTTGAAAACGTTGACAAAATCGTCTTCGAGGGTGCTGGTTCTACCAATCCGCTTGCCTATAAATTTTATAACCCGGAGGAAAAGGTCGCTGGGAAGACAATGGAAGAAATACTCCGGTTTGGTGTTGCATTTTGGCATACGATGACCATGGATGGTTCCGACCCATTCGGCAGCGGGAATATGCTGCGCCCATGGGATGGATTCTCAGGTATGGACTTGGCTAAAGCACGTGTGGAAGCAGCATTTGAGTTTTTCGAAAAGCTGAATGTACCATTCTTTTGTTTCCATGACGTAGATATTGCGCCTGAAGGAAGTTCCTTGGCTGAGACAAATAAAAATCTCGACATAATCGTTGCCATGATCAAGGAGTATATGAAGACTAGCAAAACGAAGCTTTTATGGAATACAGCGAATATGTTTACCCATCCCCGCTTTGTCCATGGAGCAGCGACAGCGGCCAATGCGGACGTGTATGCTTATTCTGCTGCCAAGGTAAAGAAGGGGCTCGAAATAGCCAAAGATCTTGGAGCTGAGAATTACGTGTTTTGGGGCGGCCGTGAGGGATATGAAACGCTATTGAACACAGATATGAAGCTGGAGCAGGATAATTTGGCCAGATTCTTGCATATGGCCGTTGATTATGCAAAAGAAATTGGTTTCAATGGGCAGTTCCTGATCGAGCCAAAACCGAAAGAGCCTACAAAGCATCAATATGATTTCGATGTAGCCACAGGGTTAGCTTTTCTCCAAAATTATGATTTGAAAGATCACTTTAAATTCAATATTGAAGCAAATCATGCTACATTGGCAGGCCATACATTTGAACATGAACTGCGGGTCGCACGCATCCATGGTTTATTGGGTTCCGTTGATGCAAACCAAGGTGATCCGCTGCTTGGCTGGGATACCGATGAATTCCCGACCGATTTATATGCTGCCACTCTGGCGATGTACGAAATTCTGCAAAATGGCGGACTTGGTAAAGGCGGTTTAAACTTTGATGCGAAGGTAAGGAGGGGATCGTTTGAAGCAGAGGATCTTTTCCATGCACATATTGCAGGGATGGACAGCTTTGCAGCGGGTCTGAAGACAGCAGAGAGATTGCTGGAAGATCGCGTATTGGAGGACTTCATCGAAACTCGTTACAGCAGCTATGAAAGCGGGATAGGAAAAGAGATAGTGGAGAATAGAACGGACTTTCATAAGCTTGAGGAATATGCTTTGGGATTAGGGGAAATCAAAAACACTTCAGGGCGTACAGAACAGTTGAAAGCGACAATCAATCAGTACTTATTAACTGTCCTGACAGAATAG
- a CDS encoding sugar ABC transporter permease, with protein sequence MNSPLPSANGATEKQRKISFKLDYQAYTLLFALVLIAVIFSVFTGGEFLSSRNISNLFTQMSVIAVLSIGMTLIIVAGHIDLSVGSLVGLLGGIAAILQVWHGWGTIPVLLITVLAGALLGLWQGWWVAYRAVPAFIVTLAGMLVFRGILIGISKGQTVAPMNEGFKQIGNSYLPYVPGYILAAISIALLVYGTFRNRFKRKQLGLIVANGFMDYGKAAVYSFFILLATYMLNRYLGIPVPIFIVLILAAIFIFVSNKTAFGRYVYAIGGNQEAAALSGINIKWNTLWVFISMGALAGVSGVLLTSRLNAATVSAGDMYELDAIAACVIGGTSLMGGKGKITGALIGALIMASIDNGMSIMNIEAFWQYIVKGLILILAVWVDISSKKNRG encoded by the coding sequence GTGAACAGTCCGCTTCCATCGGCTAATGGAGCAACGGAAAAACAGCGGAAAATCAGCTTTAAACTGGACTATCAAGCATACACTCTCCTCTTTGCATTAGTGTTGATCGCCGTTATTTTCAGTGTTTTCACCGGAGGGGAGTTCCTGTCATCCAGGAATATTTCCAATCTATTCACACAGATGTCGGTGATTGCTGTACTGTCAATTGGAATGACGTTGATAATTGTTGCCGGTCATATTGACTTATCTGTCGGATCTTTGGTCGGGCTGCTTGGCGGGATAGCCGCTATATTACAGGTCTGGCATGGCTGGGGTACCATACCTGTGCTCCTTATCACGGTTCTTGCCGGAGCATTGCTCGGATTATGGCAGGGATGGTGGGTGGCATATCGGGCAGTACCTGCTTTTATAGTTACGCTGGCTGGTATGCTGGTTTTCAGAGGCATATTGATCGGAATCAGCAAGGGGCAAACGGTAGCACCTATGAATGAAGGTTTTAAACAAATCGGAAACAGCTATCTTCCATATGTACCAGGGTATATCCTGGCGGCAATCAGTATTGCCCTATTGGTATATGGAACTTTTAGAAATCGCTTTAAACGGAAGCAATTGGGGCTGATCGTAGCCAATGGTTTCATGGATTATGGAAAAGCAGCCGTGTATTCCTTTTTCATATTGTTGGCCACCTATATGTTGAATCGCTATTTGGGAATCCCTGTTCCTATATTCATCGTTTTGATACTGGCAGCCATCTTTATTTTCGTATCCAACAAGACTGCATTTGGACGCTATGTCTATGCAATCGGAGGGAATCAGGAGGCAGCAGCATTATCAGGTATCAATATTAAATGGAATACACTTTGGGTTTTCATCTCGATGGGAGCGTTGGCAGGAGTCAGTGGGGTCCTGCTTACAAGCAGACTGAATGCGGCAACTGTCAGTGCCGGCGACATGTATGAATTGGATGCCATAGCGGCATGTGTCATTGGCGGGACCAGTCTTATGGGAGGTAAAGGGAAAATCACCGGTGCTTTGATTGGCGCCCTGATAATGGCCAGCATCGACAATGGAATGAGCATTATGAACATAGAAGCTTTTTGGCAATACATCGTAAAAGGTTTGATTCTCATATTGGCTGTTTGGGTAGATATTTCAAGCAAAAAAAATAGGGGGTAA